AGGGCCTGGTTTAATACTGAATGTTGGAAGTTTATGAAAAATCAATTCTCTGTTCTTGAGTTTCATCTGCAAGGGAATGTCATGGAGCAAACAGTAACTCAGATCATGGCTGTTAAAACCATAAGTTAACAAATCAAAGGTAATGATAAACACTGTAATTTTTGTTTACTAGATCAATGAAGAGTACTtccatgggggcagggagaaggggtgGAATGGGAGTGGAGATCTGGAATTGTCCGAGGACAGAAACACACCAGAAAGTTTCAAGAGAAGAGTGTGAGTTCAAGAATCAGAGTGCCTAGGCTCACATCCTCCCTCTACCACTTAATAGTTGTTTGTGACTACAGGCAAATTCTttttgtctcagtttcttcaatcCTAAAAATGAGCAAAGCTATTTTTACTTTgaagggttattgtgaggatttggtgagataattcacataaagcacttagacACATCAGGGGCACTTAATagatgttagctatttttattacctACCTAAGGATTTTTTTCACAGTATTTTATTTGTCACAGGGAAGGAGAGGATAAATACGTATGGGTTAGTAAAACTTGAGATCTAATATACCTACTGCTTCTGACTTTAATTTTAGACTCTGCTATGATTAAGATATTTACCCACATATGACTCCAAATCACCAGCTCCTAACAAAATTCACATAGGTTATTCACGACCTAGTCCTCCGTCCAGACTCCAAACTCTCTCCTTGACTGTGGTCCTAATATTTAGGCTACAGGACTATagacacataaacatacacaatgagaatgctattattttatttaggcCAGAGGGAAGTACATGCATAAGCTCTAAGAATGATTTACCCACAGGCTATGTAAGTACGAAGAGGAGATGCAGCGGTGGATGTGAGAGAAAGCACACCCACAAAAATCAACATATTACCTTAACTTTAATAAGCTTCTGAGGGTTTCTTCTCCTACAGCGGTTAACTTCAATGCTGCGTCTGTTCTTAGGAGCTGCCATCCAAAAGATACTATCGGAAAGGCTGAAAATCTCCTTACTTCCATTGGTATCATCTGCTGGTTCTGTAAATACAGCTGGACCTTGGACTGCTAATGCTGGTCCTACAAAAACAAAACGTGGAAATGCACCACGGATTTCTAGTTTCTAAATGACTCTTTACATATCATCCTCCTTAACAATCAACAGTGATATGTCAATagacatatataaaatttagagTACTACACTCAATAGACATTAAACAGAAGCCTTGGCTATTAAAATACACTAAAACTCATACATAAAGCAATTTTAAACAACATGAATAGAATTTTTTCTTAGAGGCACCTGCTGGAATGAATCAGTAAAATTCTACCACCGAGTTTCTCACCTTCTGAAATACAGAACTCAGGGGTTTAGTAGTAAACATGGATAAATCACTCAAACTGTCCACATTCTACTTGGTAGGCAGTTCCTATTTACTTTACAAGTAAATCTAAGCTTGAGattctcaaaatatatttccaaCCTGCACTCAGATAACTGCCTCTTGGCACCTTTTTATTATATGCCAACTGAGTTAGTTCCTTTGTCACACAGCCTGGTAGGCCCTTTAAGTCACTTCGTTCTTCCTAATACTTGACTACTGTCTGTTCTCTAAAGAAAAGCACTAGCTCACCACTCTGCATGATACTTACTTATAGGACTATCAACGTTTCAGTTTTGCTTTATCCTTTCCCTGCTCTTCCTCAGACCTAGAATATGTCTTTTGGTTTTAGgaactcttaaaaacaaacaaagctgtCTAACATTTAGCAACTGGTATTCCTTTTCAATGTATCTGTAAGTATCGCGAAGCACAGCTCAGTGGTTAACAGCACAAGCTCTGGCCggcctgtgtgaccttgggaccTTCAGGAGCCTACTTCCTCAGCTGAAAAGTGGTGATACCTAACGGGTCGGTGTGGAGATTCCCCAGGAAGCACACGTAGGCTTTGGCTTATCGTGGGCTCTCCGTTCAGACTCCCTGGGTAGTATTATGTTCGGGACACCTTGGAAATAAACGTAGAATGTAAATGTCAAAGTAATGACAATTTTAACATCTAAGATCCTTCTAACTAAAATTAGTTTCCGGGGAAAACACAGGGATCAGCAGGATTCAACTGCAGAGCTCAAACAGCACAGAGGAGGACAAGCTGCTTCAGGGGGTGGGAGACTAACATGGAAACAGGATCTAGATCGTGGCGAACCTGATCTAAGCTAACAAGCTCGGTTACATTCTGTGCATGAATGGGACAATCAGAggactttttctgtcttttggggttgggggaggcaaAACCAACTGCTTCCAGTTTTCTAAGTAAGGAATTACCCCGGACAACGTCCCCTACGCGCCGCGGAGGATCAAAACGCGGGAGGAGAGCGAAATATAAGCGGTGTCTACCAAGCTGCCTGGAGTCCCCTCATCCGATCTCTTCTCCACGGCGGCCTGCCTTACGTACCCCACGGAAGACTGGGAAAACCTGGTCCGCTCTGCTGAAGTTTCCGCTGTAGTAGTTCCCAACAGCTCCGGAGGAGTCCTCGGGCTGCCGGCCACGGTGGGACGACAAGCACCAGCATGGCCGACGCCATCTTCCTCGCCCGAAGACCACGCCCACCTCGCTGCTGCGTCCCGCCCCCACCTCGAGCATGCGCAGAGACGCAGCGTCCGGCAAACCTGGCTGCTGGAACTACATCGCCCAGCATGTCCCTGGAGCGTCTCTGACTCTCCTCCaatcagagagaggaaaaggaaggcgTGGTgaggggaaatggaaagaaaccGGCCCCAGTGCGCATGTGTGCGGATGTGCTTTGGCACTCCAGGTAAAGATGGCGGAGCGCGGTTACAGCTTTTCGCTGACTACATTCAGGTATGGAAGGGGCTCCCAAAGTCCTCCGCGGAGCCGAGGTTGTAGGAGTTCCCTCTGCCCCGTTTTTTCCGTCCTAGTCTCTGGCTTGATGCTTCCGGGGGGCCCAGTAGGAAGTAGAGATGGAAATGCGACTTTGCAAAGTCATTTTC
This genomic window from Halichoerus grypus chromosome 12, mHalGry1.hap1.1, whole genome shotgun sequence contains:
- the MRPL32 gene encoding large ribosomal subunit protein bL32m, translated to MASAMLVLVVPPWPAARGLLRSCWELLQRKLQQSGPGFPSLPWGPALAVQGPAVFTEPADDTNGSKEIFSLSDSIFWMAAPKNRRSIEVNRCRRRNPQKLIKVKNNIDVCPECGHLKLKHVLCGYCYEKVCKETAEIRRQIGKQEGGPFKVPAVETVVLYTGEVPSEQDRGKRIIERDRKRPSWFTQN